In the genome of Vicia villosa cultivar HV-30 ecotype Madison, WI linkage group LG7, Vvil1.0, whole genome shotgun sequence, one region contains:
- the LOC131617816 gene encoding uncharacterized protein LOC131617816 has product MMILFVIALPQVAALFQDHPDLLDGFIHFLPDVSAAAPAHTVARNSRFRDRSSALHTMRQLHIERANIIFMVEERCFGDGANKSQHVKWMKSLSGVGDINSDSTILGKTKLKLSVKKDSKYRDFLSIAEGYWC; this is encoded by the exons ATGATGATTTTGTTCGTAATTGCACTTCCTCAGGTTGCTGCACTCTTCCAAGACCACCCAGATCTTCTTGATGGGTTTATTCATTTTCTTCCCGATGTTTCCGCAGCTGCCCCTGCTCATACTGTTGCTCGGAATTCTCGGTTTCGAGATAGGAGCTCTGCACTGCATACAATGCGGCAACTGCATATTGAAAG AGCAAACATTATTTTTATGGTGGAGGAGAGATGTTTTGGAGACGGAGCAAACAAATCGCAACATGTGAAATGGATGAAGAGCTTGAGTGGAG TTGGCGATATAAATTCTGATTCTACTATTCTTGGTAAAACTAAGTTGAAGCTCTCAGTGAAAAAAGATTCAAAATACCGAGACTTTTTGAGCATTGCTGAAG GTTACTGGTGTTGA